One region of Anaeromyxobacter paludicola genomic DNA includes:
- a CDS encoding methionine ABC transporter permease: MSQAMLELLWDALVETLLMVGVSSALSALLGLPLGVLLHVTGRGQLLEHGPFNRLLGAVVNAGRSVPFIILLVAIIPFTRLVVGTSLGTAAAIVPLTVGAIPYVARLAEAALREVDHGLVEAAQAMGASPRQVILKVLIPEALPGLVAAFTITVVTLVGYSAMAGAVGGGGLGDLGIRYGYQRFQPEVMIAVVIVLIVLVQGLQSAGDRLARRLDKRRVRQERG; this comes from the coding sequence ATGTCGCAGGCGATGCTTGAGCTGCTCTGGGACGCGCTCGTCGAGACGCTCCTCATGGTCGGCGTCTCCTCGGCCCTCTCGGCGCTCCTGGGGCTGCCGCTCGGCGTGCTCCTGCACGTGACGGGGCGCGGCCAGCTCCTCGAGCACGGCCCCTTCAACCGGCTCCTCGGGGCGGTGGTGAACGCGGGCCGCTCGGTCCCCTTCATCATCCTCCTCGTGGCGATCATCCCCTTCACGCGGCTCGTGGTCGGGACCTCGCTCGGCACGGCGGCGGCCATCGTGCCGCTCACGGTGGGCGCCATCCCCTACGTGGCGCGGCTCGCCGAGGCGGCGCTGCGGGAGGTGGACCACGGGCTCGTGGAGGCGGCCCAGGCCATGGGCGCGTCGCCGCGGCAGGTGATCCTGAAGGTGCTCATCCCCGAGGCGCTGCCGGGCCTGGTGGCGGCCTTCACCATCACGGTGGTGACGCTGGTCGGCTACTCGGCGATGGCCGGCGCGGTGGGCGGCGGCGGGCTCGGGGACCTCGGCATCCGCTACGGCTACCAGCGCTTCCAGCCGGAGGTGATGATCGCGGTGGTGATCGTCCTCATCGTGCTCGTGCAGGGGCTGCAGAGCGCGGGCGATCGCCTCGCGCGGCGGCTCGACAAGCGGAGGGTGCGGCAGGAGCGGGGGTAA
- a CDS encoding amino acid ABC transporter permease → MQPLLDFGFMWEVVPDLLRVVPLTLQITAVSLALALLVGLATALIRIYRTPVLSQLAAVYVSFIRGTPLLVQIYLAYYGLPKLLAWLGERYGWNVDVAGIPAITFIYFAFTLNVGAYSSESIRAAIQAIDKGQLEAALSIGMTPWQGMRRIVLPQALAVALPSIGNTAISLVKDTSLAFLVSVVELMGEAKILGARGLQFFEVYIVVALIYWVICIGIERVVAVLERRVRRFEGMQPA, encoded by the coding sequence GTGCAGCCGCTCCTCGACTTCGGCTTCATGTGGGAGGTGGTGCCCGACCTGCTCCGGGTCGTGCCCCTCACCCTGCAGATCACGGCGGTGTCGCTGGCCCTGGCCCTCCTGGTGGGGCTGGCGACGGCGCTGATCCGGATCTACCGGACGCCGGTGCTCTCCCAGCTGGCGGCGGTGTACGTGTCGTTCATCCGCGGCACGCCGCTCCTGGTGCAGATCTACCTCGCCTACTACGGCCTGCCGAAGCTGCTCGCCTGGCTCGGCGAGCGGTACGGCTGGAACGTCGACGTGGCCGGGATCCCGGCCATCACCTTCATCTACTTCGCCTTCACGCTCAACGTGGGGGCCTACTCCTCCGAGTCGATCCGCGCCGCCATCCAGGCCATCGACAAGGGGCAGCTCGAGGCGGCGCTCTCCATCGGCATGACGCCGTGGCAGGGGATGCGCCGCATCGTGCTGCCGCAGGCGCTGGCGGTGGCGCTGCCCAGCATCGGCAACACCGCCATCAGCCTGGTGAAGGACACCTCGCTCGCCTTCCTGGTCTCGGTGGTGGAGCTCATGGGCGAGGCCAAGATCCTGGGCGCGCGCGGGCTGCAGTTCTTCGAGGTCTACATCGTGGTGGCGCTCATCTACTGGGTGATCTGCATCGGCATCGAGCGGGTGGTGGCGGTGCTCGAGCGGCGCGTGCGCCGGTTCGAGGGGATGCAGCCGGCATGA
- a CDS encoding methionine ABC transporter ATP-binding protein, which yields MTAADAPEMIRLERLEKSFPGAGGPVPVLRGISLTVRRGEIFGIIGRSGAGKSTLIRCVNQLERASSGKVFVAGQELSALSGRELRAARRRIGMIFQHFNLLSSRTALENVALPLELAGEKKDAIRAAALPLLELVGLAGKADRHPSELSGGEKQRVGIARALASRPEVLLCDEATSALDPETTRSILGLLKDINRKLGLTIALITHEMAVIKEICDRVAVLDHGQVVEEGKVFDVFTAPQAEVTRKFLEDVVDRALPPRLRERLAAGAPGRGNPVIRVIFTGARAHDPIISEVVRRYDVLLNILQGSIEYIQEAPYGNLLVEAIGSDEAIAAALDYIRSNHLGAEILGHVAGDA from the coding sequence GTGACCGCGGCCGACGCGCCGGAGATGATCCGGCTGGAGCGGCTCGAGAAGTCCTTCCCGGGCGCGGGCGGCCCGGTGCCCGTGCTCCGGGGCATCTCGCTCACGGTCCGGCGCGGCGAGATCTTCGGCATCATCGGCCGGAGCGGCGCCGGCAAGAGCACGCTCATCCGCTGCGTGAACCAGCTCGAGCGGGCGAGCTCGGGCAAGGTGTTCGTGGCCGGGCAGGAGCTCTCGGCGCTCTCCGGCAGGGAGCTCCGGGCGGCGCGGCGCCGCATCGGGATGATCTTCCAGCACTTCAACCTGCTCTCCTCGCGCACCGCGCTCGAGAACGTGGCCCTGCCGCTCGAGCTCGCCGGCGAGAAGAAGGACGCCATCCGGGCGGCGGCGCTGCCGCTCCTCGAGCTGGTGGGGCTGGCGGGGAAGGCGGACCGCCATCCCTCGGAGCTCTCCGGCGGCGAGAAGCAGCGGGTGGGCATCGCTCGCGCGCTCGCCTCGCGGCCGGAGGTGCTGCTCTGCGACGAGGCCACCTCGGCGCTCGACCCGGAGACCACCCGCTCCATCCTGGGGCTCCTCAAGGACATCAACCGCAAGCTCGGGCTCACCATCGCGCTCATCACCCACGAGATGGCGGTCATCAAGGAGATCTGCGACCGGGTGGCGGTGCTCGACCACGGCCAGGTGGTGGAGGAGGGGAAGGTCTTCGACGTCTTCACCGCCCCGCAGGCCGAGGTGACCCGCAAGTTCCTCGAGGACGTGGTGGACCGGGCGCTGCCGCCCCGGCTGCGCGAGCGGCTCGCGGCGGGCGCGCCGGGGCGCGGCAACCCGGTGATCCGGGTGATCTTCACCGGCGCCCGGGCGCACGACCCGATCATCTCGGAGGTGGTGCGCCGCTACGACGTGCTCCTCAACATCCTCCAGGGCAGCATCGAGTACATCCAGGAGGCGCCGTACGGGAACCTGCTCGTCGAGGCCATCGGCTCCGACGAGGCCATCGCGGCGGCGCTCGACTACATCCGCAGCAACCACCTCGGAGCGGAGATCCTCGGCCATGTCGCAGGCGATGCTTGA
- a CDS encoding DMT family transporter, translating into MPDARALAQESRPAAAPARAARGGHAPPPRLASGALCAVASGLCFGALPIFARVAYAAGADTQTLLLLRFTSAAAFMWLVVFLRRQPVPRGRTLLTLAGMGALGYAGQAFSYFTAVRLGSAGLAALLLYLYPALVALLARVVFHHPLSRLQLAALVAALAGSLLTIGKAGEGTPVAVGFGLLAAFIYAGYILTGSRLPERAGAAASTAVVTSAAAVVYGVVACAGGLKLPGTPAGWWAVAGIAVVCTVLAIGLFLAGLERIGPVRASVYSTVEPACTLVLAATLLGEPLTASRLAGGALIVGAVLLLARADLGPRARGA; encoded by the coding sequence ATGCCCGACGCGCGCGCCCTCGCCCAGGAGTCCCGTCCGGCCGCGGCCCCGGCGCGCGCCGCCCGCGGCGGCCACGCCCCGCCGCCCCGGCTCGCGAGCGGGGCGCTCTGCGCGGTGGCGTCCGGCCTCTGCTTCGGCGCGCTCCCCATCTTCGCCCGGGTGGCCTACGCGGCCGGCGCCGACACCCAGACGCTGCTGCTGCTCCGCTTCACCTCGGCGGCCGCCTTCATGTGGCTCGTGGTCTTCCTCCGCCGGCAGCCGGTGCCGCGCGGGCGCACCCTCCTCACCCTCGCCGGCATGGGGGCGCTCGGGTACGCCGGGCAGGCCTTCTCCTACTTCACCGCGGTGCGGCTCGGCTCGGCCGGGCTGGCGGCGCTCCTGCTCTACCTCTACCCGGCATTGGTGGCGCTCCTCGCCCGCGTCGTCTTCCACCACCCGCTCTCGCGGCTGCAGCTCGCCGCCCTCGTCGCCGCGCTCGCCGGGAGCCTCCTCACCATCGGCAAGGCCGGCGAGGGCACGCCGGTGGCGGTCGGCTTCGGGCTCCTCGCCGCCTTCATCTACGCGGGCTACATCCTGACCGGCAGCCGGCTCCCGGAGCGGGCCGGGGCGGCCGCCTCGACCGCGGTGGTCACCAGCGCCGCGGCGGTGGTCTACGGGGTGGTGGCCTGCGCCGGCGGGCTCAAGCTCCCGGGCACGCCGGCGGGCTGGTGGGCGGTGGCCGGGATCGCGGTCGTCTGCACCGTGCTCGCCATCGGCCTCTTCCTGGCCGGGCTCGAGCGGATCGGCCCGGTGCGCGCGTCGGTCTACTCCACCGTGGAGCCGGCCTGCACCCTCGTCCTGGCCGCGACCCTGCTCGGCGAGCCGCTCACCGCCTCGCGCCTCGCCGGGGGCGCCCTCATCGTCGGGGCGGTGCTCCTCCTGGCGCGGGCCGACCTCGGGCCGCGCGCCCGCGGGGCCTGA
- a CDS encoding transporter substrate-binding domain-containing protein produces MRTLKTALLAAVLLAAGAARAAPPLTVGTEGTYAPFTFFDQAKNLTGYDVEVMKEVGKRAGYDVKFVPTPWDSMFLALESRKFDLIANQIAKTPEREKKYAFTAPYLVSGAQIIVRGDRKDIHGLDDLRGKRVGTGVGSNYTKLLEEYNKTHSPKIELKYYEGNLPVVLQDIAAGRLDATVNDRLTAGYNAKQLKIDVKLVGEPIELVPSHFVVRKDAAGEAVAKKVDQALASLRQDGTLEKLSKSWFGADYTK; encoded by the coding sequence ATGCGAACCCTGAAGACCGCGCTGCTCGCCGCCGTCCTCCTCGCCGCGGGCGCCGCCCGCGCCGCCCCGCCGCTCACCGTGGGCACCGAGGGCACCTACGCCCCCTTCACCTTCTTCGACCAGGCGAAGAACCTCACCGGCTACGACGTCGAGGTGATGAAGGAGGTCGGCAAGCGCGCCGGCTACGACGTGAAGTTCGTGCCGACGCCCTGGGACAGCATGTTCCTGGCGCTCGAGTCGCGGAAGTTCGACCTCATCGCCAACCAGATCGCGAAGACCCCGGAGCGCGAGAAGAAGTACGCCTTCACCGCCCCGTACCTGGTCTCGGGCGCGCAGATCATCGTGCGCGGCGACCGCAAGGACATCCACGGCCTCGACGACCTCCGCGGCAAGCGGGTCGGCACCGGCGTCGGCAGCAACTACACGAAGCTGCTCGAGGAGTACAACAAGACCCACTCCCCCAAGATCGAGCTCAAGTACTACGAGGGCAACCTCCCGGTGGTGCTGCAGGACATCGCCGCCGGCCGGCTCGACGCCACCGTGAACGACCGGCTCACCGCCGGCTACAACGCCAAGCAGCTGAAGATCGACGTGAAGCTGGTCGGCGAGCCGATCGAGCTCGTGCCGTCGCACTTCGTGGTCCGCAAGGACGCCGCCGGCGAGGCGGTCGCGAAGAAGGTGGACCAGGCGCTCGCCTCGCTGCGCCAGGACGGCACGCTCGAGAAGCTCTCCAAGTCCTGGTTCGGCGCCGACTACACGAAGTAG
- a CDS encoding MetQ/NlpA family ABC transporter substrate-binding protein, with protein sequence MTSALRRTLFAAVALAAFGLAPSARAAETIKLGVENGPHAEIAELVKKLVAKQGIELKVFELSDYAQQNPALVAGDLDVNSFQHQPYLDQQVKDRGFQIVSVGRTIVFPIGVYSKKVKSLDQLPKGGKVAVPNDPTNGGRGLLLLQAKGLIKLRPGSGLSPTPADIVENPKKLKIVEADAAQLPHLLPDVDAAVINTNYAIQGKLDPAKDAIAREAADSPYVNVLVVRKADQAKPWVQKIVAAYHSPEVKSWILQKYPGVVVPGF encoded by the coding sequence ATGACGTCCGCACTCCGCCGCACCCTGTTCGCCGCCGTGGCGCTCGCCGCCTTCGGCCTCGCCCCCTCCGCCCGCGCCGCCGAGACCATCAAGCTCGGCGTCGAGAACGGCCCGCACGCCGAGATCGCCGAGCTGGTGAAGAAGCTCGTCGCCAAGCAGGGCATCGAGCTGAAGGTCTTCGAGCTCTCCGACTACGCCCAGCAGAACCCGGCGCTCGTGGCCGGCGACCTCGACGTGAACTCCTTCCAGCACCAGCCCTACCTCGACCAGCAGGTGAAGGACCGCGGCTTCCAGATCGTGAGCGTGGGCCGCACCATCGTGTTCCCGATCGGCGTCTACTCGAAGAAGGTGAAGTCGCTCGACCAGCTGCCCAAGGGCGGCAAGGTGGCCGTCCCGAACGACCCCACCAACGGCGGCCGCGGCCTCCTGCTCCTCCAGGCCAAGGGGCTCATCAAGCTCAGGCCCGGCAGCGGCCTCAGCCCGACCCCGGCCGACATCGTCGAGAACCCGAAGAAGCTCAAGATCGTCGAGGCCGACGCCGCGCAGCTCCCGCACCTGCTCCCCGACGTGGACGCCGCCGTCATCAACACCAACTACGCCATCCAGGGGAAGCTCGACCCGGCCAAGGACGCCATCGCCCGCGAGGCGGCCGACTCCCCGTACGTGAACGTGCTCGTGGTCCGCAAGGCCGACCAGGCGAAGCCCTGGGTGCAGAAGATCGTCGCCGCCTACCACTCGCCCGAGGTGAAGAGCTGGATCCTCCAGAAGTACCCGGGCGTCGTGGTGCCCGGCTTCTAG
- a CDS encoding amino acid ABC transporter ATP-binding protein, translating to MIAVQGIEKRFHRTPVLKGVSLAVPKGEVVVIVGPSGSGKSTLLRCVNFLERPDAGTITVGDLTVDARRATRAEVLRIRRSTAMVFQQYNLFRNKTALGNVMEGLTQVRRLPAAEARGRAEAVLAKVGLSDRLHHYPSQLSGGQQQRVGIARALAMDPEVILFDEPTSALDPELVGEVLGVMKALAKEGMTMVVVTHEMAFACEVASKVAFIDGGVIVEEGTPAEVFERTREERTRQFLARVRR from the coding sequence ATGATCGCGGTCCAGGGGATCGAGAAGCGCTTCCACCGCACCCCGGTGCTGAAGGGGGTGAGCCTCGCCGTCCCCAAGGGTGAGGTGGTGGTGATCGTCGGCCCGAGCGGCTCGGGCAAGTCCACCCTGCTCCGCTGCGTCAACTTCCTCGAGCGGCCGGACGCCGGCACCATCACCGTGGGCGACCTCACGGTGGACGCGCGCCGCGCCACCCGGGCGGAGGTGCTGCGGATCCGGCGCTCCACCGCCATGGTGTTCCAGCAGTACAACCTGTTCCGGAACAAGACCGCGCTCGGGAACGTGATGGAGGGGCTCACCCAGGTGCGCCGGCTCCCCGCGGCGGAGGCCCGCGGGCGCGCCGAGGCGGTGCTCGCCAAGGTGGGGCTCTCGGACCGGCTGCACCACTACCCCTCGCAGCTCTCCGGCGGGCAGCAGCAGCGCGTCGGCATCGCCCGCGCGCTGGCGATGGACCCGGAGGTGATCCTCTTCGACGAGCCGACCTCGGCGCTCGACCCGGAGCTGGTGGGCGAGGTGCTGGGGGTGATGAAGGCGCTGGCGAAGGAAGGCATGACCATGGTGGTGGTGACGCACGAGATGGCCTTCGCCTGCGAGGTGGCGAGCAAGGTCGCATTCATCGACGGCGGCGTGATCGTCGAGGAGGGGACGCCGGCCGAGGTCTTCGAGCGGACGCGCGAGGAGCGCACCCGCCAGTTCCTCGCGCGGGTGCGGCGGTGA